A genomic segment from Nicotiana tabacum cultivar K326 chromosome 9, ASM71507v2, whole genome shotgun sequence encodes:
- the LOC107823056 gene encoding protein NRT1/ PTR FAMILY 7.1-like isoform X2 has translation MATIVSTNAMQVQTNEKNSAGVQNGLKQRIIIKLKVFRSKKTGGWYSAFLCLVNQGLATLAFFGVGVNLVLFLVRVLGQDNATAANNVSKWTGTVYLCSLLGAFISDSYWGRFLTCAIFQLILLLGLVIMSVTSWIFLIKPEGCGDGILNCVPPSPLGTALFYLAIYLVALGYGGHQPTIATFGSDQFDEANPKEKISRAAYFGYFYFALNAGSLISNTILVYYEDGGKWTLGFWASTAAALLGLFIFLLGTPGYKYVKSFGNPLPRVAQVFVAAVRKWRVANVEGEELYEVDGSESSIKGTRKILHSNDFKKLDNAAIVTEEDRQRPAFNPWRLCTITQVEEAKCIIRMCPIWLCTIMYSVIFTQMASLFVEQGEVMDATIGHFRLPAASMSAFDICSVLTCTFLYRFMVVPLAGKLNGNPKGLTELQRMGVGLIIGMLSMIAAGVTEIYRLKHVIPGKEASSLSIFWQIPQYILVGASEVFMYVGQLEFFNGQAPDGIKSLGSSLCMASMSLGNYVSSMLVNMVMTITARGERHGWIPENLNNGHIDRFYFLLFGLALVDLFAFVVFAKWYKGIQHEGSDESCTKDGEKESQVLDKV, from the exons ATGGCAACAATTGTGTCAACTAACGCCATGCAAGTACAG ACAAATGAAAAGAATTCAGCTGGAGTGCAAAATGGCCTCAAGCAGAGAATTATCATCAAGCTTAAAGTCTTTAGAAGCAAAAAAACTGGAGGATGGTATTCGGCATTTCTTTGTTTAG TAAACCAAGGATTAGCAACACTAGCTTTCTTTGGTGTTGGAGTGAACTTGGTATTGTTCTTAGTAAGAGTGTTGGGACAAGATAATGCAACTGCAGCTAACAATGTTAGCAAATGGACTGGAACTGTTTACTTGTGTTCACTTTTGGGAGCTTTTATCAGTGACTCTTACTGGGGTCGTTTTCTCACTTGTGCCATCTTTCAGCTTATTCTCCTCCTG GGACTGGTGATCATGTCAGTTACATCTTGGATTTTCTTGATAAAACCTGAAGGATGTGGAGATGGAATATTGAACTGTGTACCCCCATCTCCTCTTGGCACTGCATTATTTTACTTAGCCATTTATTTAGTAGCTCTTGGCTATGGTGGTCATCAACCTACAATTGCAACTTTTGGATCTGATCAATTTGATGAGGCAAATCCTAAAGAAAAAATCTCAAGAGCAGCTTATTTTGGTTACTTTTACTTTGCACTTAATGCTGGATCTTTAATTTCCAATACTATTTTGGTATATTATGAAGATGGTGGTAAATGGACTCTTGGTTTTTGGGCTTCTACTGCTGCTGCACTTTTGGGCTTGTTTATTTTCTTGTTGGGCACTCCTGGTTATAAGTATGTTAAATCTTTTGGTAATCCTTTGCCACGTGTCGCTCAAGTATTCGTCGCCGCGGTTCGTAAATGGCGTGTGGCTAATGTTGAAGGGGAAGAACTATATGAAGTTGATGGCTCAGAATCAAGCATTAAAGGGACTCGGAAGATCCTCCATAGTAATGATTTCAA GAAACTAGATAATGCAGCAATAGTGACAGAAGAAGATAGACAAAGACCAGCATTTAACCCATGGAGATTATGCACAATCACACAAGTTGAAGAAGCAAAATGCATAATAAGAATGTGTCCAATTTGGCTATGCACAATAATGTACTCTGTTATATTTACACAAATGGCCTCTTTATTTGTTGAACAAGGTGAGGTTATGGATGCAACAATTGGCCATTTTCGCCTTCCAGCAGCAAGTATGTCAGCATTCGACATATGTAGTGTGTTAACCTGCACATTTCTGTATAGGTTTATGGTCGTACCATTAGCTGGGAAATTAAATGGTAATCCAAAAGGATTAACCGAACTTCAAAGAATGGGAGTTGGATTAATTATCGGTATGTTATCTATGATTGCAGCTGGCGTAACAGAAATTTACAGGCTTAAACACGTAATCCCTGGAAAAGAAGCAAGTTCACTAAGTATTTTTTGGCAAATTCCACAATATATTCTTGTTGGTGCCTCAGAAGTTTTTATGTATGTTGGACAACTTGAATTTTTCAATGGACAAGCACCAGATGGAATTAAAAGTTTAGGGAGTTCACTTTGTATGGCATCAATGTCACTTGGGAATTATGTTAGTAGTATGCTTGTGAATATGGTTATGACAATAACAGCAAGAGGAGAAAGACATGGTTGGATACCTGAGAATTTGAATAATGGACATATTGATAGGTTTTATTTCTTGCTATTTGGTTTGGCTTTGGTTGATTTGTTTGCATTTGTGGTGTTTGCAAAATGGTATAAAGGTATTCAACATGAAGGAAGTGATGAATCTTGCACAAAGGATGGAGAAAAGGAGAGTCAAGTGCTTGATAAAGTTTGA
- the LOC107823056 gene encoding protein NRT1/ PTR FAMILY 7.1-like isoform X1, which yields MNLKTCPKYIILIILKTTVWLFFLYIELFPLSIFINLLLACIYLLRQIFIIYLCQALQRLSQMATIVSTNAMQVQTNEKNSAGVQNGLKQRIIIKLKVFRSKKTGGWYSAFLCLVNQGLATLAFFGVGVNLVLFLVRVLGQDNATAANNVSKWTGTVYLCSLLGAFISDSYWGRFLTCAIFQLILLLGLVIMSVTSWIFLIKPEGCGDGILNCVPPSPLGTALFYLAIYLVALGYGGHQPTIATFGSDQFDEANPKEKISRAAYFGYFYFALNAGSLISNTILVYYEDGGKWTLGFWASTAAALLGLFIFLLGTPGYKYVKSFGNPLPRVAQVFVAAVRKWRVANVEGEELYEVDGSESSIKGTRKILHSNDFKKLDNAAIVTEEDRQRPAFNPWRLCTITQVEEAKCIIRMCPIWLCTIMYSVIFTQMASLFVEQGEVMDATIGHFRLPAASMSAFDICSVLTCTFLYRFMVVPLAGKLNGNPKGLTELQRMGVGLIIGMLSMIAAGVTEIYRLKHVIPGKEASSLSIFWQIPQYILVGASEVFMYVGQLEFFNGQAPDGIKSLGSSLCMASMSLGNYVSSMLVNMVMTITARGERHGWIPENLNNGHIDRFYFLLFGLALVDLFAFVVFAKWYKGIQHEGSDESCTKDGEKESQVLDKV from the exons ATGAATCTGAAAACTTGTCCTAAATATATTATTTTGATCATTTTGAAAACGACCGTTTGGTTATTCTTTCTATATATTGAGCTATTTCCTCTATCAATTTTCATCAATCTTCTTCTTGCATGCATATACTTGCTAAGGCAAATATTCATAATATATCTCTGTCAAGCACTTCAA AGATTATCCCAAATGGCAACAATTGTGTCAACTAACGCCATGCAAGTACAG ACAAATGAAAAGAATTCAGCTGGAGTGCAAAATGGCCTCAAGCAGAGAATTATCATCAAGCTTAAAGTCTTTAGAAGCAAAAAAACTGGAGGATGGTATTCGGCATTTCTTTGTTTAG TAAACCAAGGATTAGCAACACTAGCTTTCTTTGGTGTTGGAGTGAACTTGGTATTGTTCTTAGTAAGAGTGTTGGGACAAGATAATGCAACTGCAGCTAACAATGTTAGCAAATGGACTGGAACTGTTTACTTGTGTTCACTTTTGGGAGCTTTTATCAGTGACTCTTACTGGGGTCGTTTTCTCACTTGTGCCATCTTTCAGCTTATTCTCCTCCTG GGACTGGTGATCATGTCAGTTACATCTTGGATTTTCTTGATAAAACCTGAAGGATGTGGAGATGGAATATTGAACTGTGTACCCCCATCTCCTCTTGGCACTGCATTATTTTACTTAGCCATTTATTTAGTAGCTCTTGGCTATGGTGGTCATCAACCTACAATTGCAACTTTTGGATCTGATCAATTTGATGAGGCAAATCCTAAAGAAAAAATCTCAAGAGCAGCTTATTTTGGTTACTTTTACTTTGCACTTAATGCTGGATCTTTAATTTCCAATACTATTTTGGTATATTATGAAGATGGTGGTAAATGGACTCTTGGTTTTTGGGCTTCTACTGCTGCTGCACTTTTGGGCTTGTTTATTTTCTTGTTGGGCACTCCTGGTTATAAGTATGTTAAATCTTTTGGTAATCCTTTGCCACGTGTCGCTCAAGTATTCGTCGCCGCGGTTCGTAAATGGCGTGTGGCTAATGTTGAAGGGGAAGAACTATATGAAGTTGATGGCTCAGAATCAAGCATTAAAGGGACTCGGAAGATCCTCCATAGTAATGATTTCAA GAAACTAGATAATGCAGCAATAGTGACAGAAGAAGATAGACAAAGACCAGCATTTAACCCATGGAGATTATGCACAATCACACAAGTTGAAGAAGCAAAATGCATAATAAGAATGTGTCCAATTTGGCTATGCACAATAATGTACTCTGTTATATTTACACAAATGGCCTCTTTATTTGTTGAACAAGGTGAGGTTATGGATGCAACAATTGGCCATTTTCGCCTTCCAGCAGCAAGTATGTCAGCATTCGACATATGTAGTGTGTTAACCTGCACATTTCTGTATAGGTTTATGGTCGTACCATTAGCTGGGAAATTAAATGGTAATCCAAAAGGATTAACCGAACTTCAAAGAATGGGAGTTGGATTAATTATCGGTATGTTATCTATGATTGCAGCTGGCGTAACAGAAATTTACAGGCTTAAACACGTAATCCCTGGAAAAGAAGCAAGTTCACTAAGTATTTTTTGGCAAATTCCACAATATATTCTTGTTGGTGCCTCAGAAGTTTTTATGTATGTTGGACAACTTGAATTTTTCAATGGACAAGCACCAGATGGAATTAAAAGTTTAGGGAGTTCACTTTGTATGGCATCAATGTCACTTGGGAATTATGTTAGTAGTATGCTTGTGAATATGGTTATGACAATAACAGCAAGAGGAGAAAGACATGGTTGGATACCTGAGAATTTGAATAATGGACATATTGATAGGTTTTATTTCTTGCTATTTGGTTTGGCTTTGGTTGATTTGTTTGCATTTGTGGTGTTTGCAAAATGGTATAAAGGTATTCAACATGAAGGAAGTGATGAATCTTGCACAAAGGATGGAGAAAAGGAGAGTCAAGTGCTTGATAAAGTTTGA